The proteins below are encoded in one region of Aquisphaera giovannonii:
- a CDS encoding SGNH/GDSL hydrolase family protein, with amino-acid sequence MTTDDAGPMEPPAASAAAAEAEAAGDRSRPAGTRARRRRRWLFRLATLLAVLVGQEALFRAMFPIPDVPAFNRIHYQQMAQSHPNLGKALAHGLVYERLRVASRPDGFVKVHSLNLRGFRTPDFAIDPAPGRRRILVIGDSVIEGEGAGDAETIPAAWSRLLAGEGTDAEVINLGAIAASLPHLWAVVSEAVPLLRPTDVVVALYPNDMPYDDTRCLGVPPRRFPRPAPGWPRPRLAELLDRVILDRPIHRRWFHPPIDFFAPVPDSTNPWSSGKPRPPELREDLCEDMKAGRLNPWLIFQSADMPRWLSHDFAAGGGSPRPFLEKMREVCRSAGARMTVAYTPFLGVVHPRYVPALVALGMDRATAEALPVDPKYRSQPRHLAEVCRDLGLPLADATAALEAAEAAEGPQYWAYDTHPNPAGYATIARRIHEAWKASGTGAGGGLARSDGEKR; translated from the coding sequence ATGACGACCGACGATGCCGGGCCGATGGAGCCCCCCGCCGCGAGCGCGGCCGCGGCCGAGGCCGAGGCGGCGGGAGATCGATCGCGGCCGGCGGGCACCCGGGCGCGACGCCGCCGGCGATGGCTCTTCCGCCTGGCCACGCTGCTGGCCGTGCTCGTCGGCCAGGAGGCCCTCTTCCGCGCGATGTTCCCGATCCCGGACGTGCCGGCGTTCAACCGCATCCACTACCAGCAGATGGCGCAGTCGCACCCGAACCTCGGCAAGGCGCTGGCCCACGGGCTCGTGTACGAGCGGCTGCGGGTCGCGAGCCGGCCGGACGGGTTCGTGAAGGTCCATTCCCTGAACCTCCGCGGGTTCCGCACCCCGGACTTCGCCATCGACCCGGCCCCGGGGCGGAGGCGGATCCTCGTGATCGGGGACAGCGTCATCGAGGGCGAGGGGGCCGGCGACGCGGAGACGATCCCGGCGGCCTGGTCGCGGCTGCTTGCGGGCGAAGGGACCGACGCCGAGGTGATCAACCTCGGCGCGATCGCCGCCAGCCTGCCCCACCTGTGGGCCGTCGTCAGCGAGGCCGTCCCGCTGCTGCGCCCGACCGACGTCGTGGTCGCCCTCTATCCCAACGACATGCCGTACGACGACACCAGGTGCCTGGGCGTGCCGCCCCGGCGATTCCCTCGCCCCGCGCCGGGCTGGCCGCGGCCGCGGCTCGCCGAGCTGCTGGACCGGGTGATCCTCGACAGGCCGATCCACCGCCGCTGGTTCCACCCGCCGATCGACTTCTTCGCCCCCGTCCCGGACTCCACGAATCCCTGGTCGAGCGGCAAGCCGCGGCCCCCCGAGCTGCGGGAGGACCTGTGCGAGGACATGAAGGCCGGCCGCCTCAACCCCTGGCTCATCTTCCAGTCCGCCGACATGCCCCGCTGGCTCTCCCACGACTTCGCCGCCGGGGGGGGCTCGCCGAGGCCCTTCCTCGAGAAGATGCGCGAGGTCTGCCGCTCCGCCGGCGCGCGGATGACGGTCGCCTACACGCCGTTCCTCGGCGTGGTCCACCCCCGCTACGTGCCGGCGCTCGTCGCCCTCGGGATGGACCGGGCGACCGCCGAGGCCCTCCCGGTCGACCCGAAGTACCGCAGCCAGCCCCGCCACCTGGCCGAGGTCTGCCGCGACCTGGGCCTGCCGCTGGCCGACGCCACCGCCGCCCTGGAGGCCGCCGAGGCCGCCGAGGGCCCCCAGTACTGGGCCTACGACACCCACCCCAACCCCGCCGGCTACGCCACCATCGCCCGCCGCATCCACGAGGCGTGGAAGGCCTCGGGCACCGGGGCCGGGGGCGGCCTCGCCCGATCCGACGGGGAGAAACGGTGA
- a CDS encoding MBL fold metallo-hydrolase produces the protein MRENASRRKFLRDGSAAAAALTGLTAIEAGGTMSEKAAYLCVTCATQFPESAGPPDRCPICEDERQYVGPDGQEWTTLERLRRTHKNTIKREEDGLYSINVEPKLGIGQRAFLIQTPGGNLLWDCVGLIDDPTIAKIKELGGIAEIAISHPHYYTSMIEWSRAFGNAPIHIHEAERPWVMRPDPCVRFWKGERQTLLGGLPLVRTGGHFEGYQVLLWPAGAGGRGALMAGDQPQICMDPKQVSFMWSYPNYIPLNAPTIRHVMECLEPLQYDRIYGAFFVRGKGIVPARGKEVVRRSAERYLRAIHG, from the coding sequence ATGCGAGAGAACGCTTCCCGGAGGAAATTCCTGCGCGACGGCTCCGCCGCCGCGGCCGCGCTGACCGGCCTGACGGCCATCGAGGCGGGGGGGACGATGAGCGAGAAGGCGGCCTACCTGTGCGTCACGTGCGCCACGCAGTTCCCGGAGTCGGCGGGCCCGCCGGATCGCTGCCCGATCTGCGAGGACGAGCGCCAGTACGTCGGCCCGGACGGCCAGGAGTGGACGACGCTCGAGCGGCTCCGCAGGACGCACAAGAACACGATCAAGAGGGAGGAGGACGGCCTCTACTCGATCAACGTTGAGCCGAAGCTCGGCATCGGCCAGCGGGCCTTCCTGATCCAGACGCCCGGGGGCAACCTCCTCTGGGACTGCGTCGGCCTGATCGACGACCCGACGATCGCGAAGATCAAGGAGCTGGGCGGGATCGCCGAGATCGCGATCTCCCACCCGCACTACTACACGTCGATGATCGAGTGGAGCCGCGCCTTCGGCAACGCCCCGATCCACATCCACGAGGCGGAGCGTCCCTGGGTCATGCGCCCGGATCCGTGCGTCCGCTTCTGGAAGGGCGAGCGCCAGACGCTGCTCGGCGGCCTGCCCCTGGTCCGCACCGGCGGCCACTTCGAGGGCTACCAGGTCCTGCTCTGGCCCGCCGGCGCCGGCGGGCGGGGGGCCCTGATGGCCGGGGACCAGCCGCAGATCTGCATGGACCCGAAGCAGGTCAGCTTCATGTGGAGCTACCCCAACTACATCCCGCTCAACGCTCCCACCATCCGGCACGTGATGGAGTGCCTGGAGCCCCTGCAATACGATCGGATCTACGGCGCCTTCTTCGTCCGCGGCAAGGGCATCGTCCCCGCCCGCGGCAAGGAGGTCGTCCGCCGGTCGGCCGAGCGCTACCTCCGGGCGATCCACGGCTGA
- a CDS encoding response regulator, with protein sequence MLSSLCEPPEGRHRPLHILLADDNEMLRVAMRGLLQSLGHTVTPVRNGREAVDAASRLSFQVIILDVEMPELGGFEAASELRLRHDESPRPRILGISAEARDSEAYEKCGMDDFLVKPVRRSDFERALEPRRSPDGEGRGAGGGRVEFRHRGQS encoded by the coding sequence GTGCTTTCTTCTCTGTGCGAGCCGCCCGAGGGGCGGCACCGGCCGCTACACATCCTGCTGGCGGATGACAACGAGATGCTCCGGGTGGCCATGCGGGGCCTGCTCCAGAGCCTGGGCCATACGGTTACCCCCGTCAGGAACGGGCGGGAGGCGGTCGACGCGGCCTCCCGGCTCAGCTTCCAGGTCATCATCCTGGACGTCGAGATGCCCGAGCTGGGCGGGTTCGAGGCCGCATCCGAGCTGCGACTCCGGCATGACGAGTCGCCCCGCCCGCGGATCCTCGGGATTTCCGCGGAGGCGAGGGACAGCGAGGCCTACGAGAAGTGCGGGATGGACGATTTTCTAGTTAAGCCCGTCCGACGGTCCGACTTCGAGCGGGCCCTGGAGCCCCGCCGATCCCCGGACGGGGAAGGCAGGGGGGCGGGCGGGGGCCGGGTGGAATTCCGCCACAGGGGGCAATCATGA
- a CDS encoding PAS domain S-box protein, with translation MKSPLAWKVAAPFLVVGGISLALGVFGYRGVAGASREAKRTGGALASLRRFSDFLNLIVDVETGKRGYVVTGEVSFLEPYERALPRIGSLFEELRRSSEDDPEMRPRLAGLRPVVDDLLEVARATVEARRDAGFETARAMVATSRGKALTDEIRRRIADMVALGTERLGRHAAAETASERILGALTICGTVANLGILTAAFLILRQARARREAERRLRRSEVQFRGAFDAAAIGMAILSPEGRWLMVNRAFCQFLGYTDAELRGMTYRDVTHPDDLYTDLLSMRSLLAGGISSFQAEKRYIRKDGSVVWVVLRSSLVRDAQGRPLHIVSQIEDITSRKQAEDERGKFFRVSLDLLCVAGTDGYFRMVNPAWQATLGHSTAELLASPFLDLVHPDDAEKTREQFDRVAAGEPMLGFENRCRARDGSYRDLSWSSVVDVQRGLIYSAAHDITEKKRADREREATLAALAVARDEAMAATRAKGDFLANMSHEIRTPMNGVVGMAELLLDTPMDDVQRSYAQTIRSSGEALLTIIDDILDLSKIEAGKLTIEEAGLDLRSLMEEVVRLLAPRARRKGLELRCRVAPDVPGRLVGDSVRIRQVLTNLAGNAVKFTERGSISLEAEALSDAGDLAGVRLLVRDTGIGIPEDRHRDIFDSFTQVEGGASRKYGGTGLGLAICRSLVELMGGAIGLESRPGEGSLFRFDLPLRRARGESEDAGRGHAPHRPCQPPAPEPSRRTAALRILLAEDNEVNRRVVSAMLDRLGCKVHAVGNGREAVEASENGRYDVALMDIQMPEMDGLAATAAIRGRERVSGRHLPIIALTAHAMQGDREHCLEGGMDGYLSKPIRLGPLRDALLAWGGRDEEPPAAAAGADRDGAPYRSFSVEAVGESCGDDPELIREVIGLMLEDVPAQLRRLEAGIVGGAPQEVARGSHHLKGSFMAVGAADLSEACRGLETLARRGELDSIREAYRPLPELWSRLEGEAARYLESLDAVHAGRA, from the coding sequence ATGAAATCGCCCCTGGCGTGGAAGGTGGCCGCCCCATTCCTCGTGGTCGGGGGCATCTCCCTGGCGCTCGGCGTCTTCGGGTATCGGGGCGTCGCGGGGGCGTCCCGGGAGGCGAAGCGCACCGGGGGGGCCCTGGCCTCGCTCCGCCGCTTCTCCGACTTCCTGAACCTGATCGTCGACGTGGAGACCGGCAAGCGGGGCTACGTCGTCACGGGCGAGGTCTCCTTCCTGGAGCCCTACGAGCGGGCGCTGCCGCGGATCGGCTCGCTGTTCGAGGAGTTGCGCCGGTCGTCGGAGGATGACCCGGAGATGCGGCCGCGGCTGGCGGGATTGCGGCCCGTGGTGGACGACCTGCTGGAGGTGGCCCGGGCGACCGTCGAGGCCCGCCGCGACGCCGGGTTCGAGACCGCGCGCGCCATGGTCGCGACCTCCCGGGGCAAGGCGCTCACGGACGAGATCCGCCGGCGGATCGCCGACATGGTGGCCCTCGGCACCGAGCGGCTGGGGCGGCACGCCGCCGCGGAGACCGCCAGCGAGAGGATCCTCGGCGCCCTGACGATCTGCGGGACCGTCGCGAACCTCGGGATCCTGACGGCGGCCTTCCTGATCCTCCGCCAGGCGAGGGCCCGACGCGAGGCGGAGCGGCGGCTGCGGCGGAGCGAGGTGCAATTCCGCGGCGCGTTCGACGCCGCGGCCATCGGCATGGCGATCCTGTCGCCGGAGGGCCGCTGGCTGATGGTGAATCGCGCGTTCTGCCAGTTCCTCGGCTACACCGACGCCGAGCTGCGCGGCATGACGTACCGGGACGTCACGCATCCCGACGACCTCTACACGGACCTCCTGAGCATGCGCAGCCTGCTCGCCGGCGGGATCTCCTCCTTCCAGGCGGAGAAGCGATACATCCGCAAGGACGGGAGCGTCGTCTGGGTCGTCCTGAGGAGCTCGCTCGTGAGGGACGCCCAGGGCAGGCCGCTGCACATCGTCTCCCAGATCGAGGACATCACGTCGCGCAAGCAGGCCGAGGACGAGCGCGGGAAGTTCTTCCGCGTCTCCCTGGACCTCCTCTGCGTCGCGGGGACCGACGGCTATTTCCGGATGGTGAACCCGGCCTGGCAGGCGACGCTCGGCCACTCGACGGCGGAGCTGCTGGCGTCGCCCTTCCTCGACCTCGTCCACCCCGACGACGCCGAGAAGACCCGCGAGCAGTTCGACAGGGTGGCCGCCGGCGAGCCGATGCTGGGCTTCGAGAATCGGTGCCGCGCGCGCGACGGCTCGTACCGGGACCTGAGCTGGAGCTCCGTCGTCGACGTCCAGCGGGGCCTGATCTACTCCGCCGCCCACGACATCACCGAGAAGAAGCGGGCCGACCGCGAGCGGGAGGCGACCCTGGCCGCCCTGGCCGTCGCCCGGGACGAGGCCATGGCGGCCACCCGGGCCAAGGGGGACTTCCTGGCGAACATGAGCCACGAGATCCGCACCCCCATGAACGGCGTAGTCGGCATGGCCGAGCTGCTCCTGGACACCCCGATGGACGACGTGCAGCGATCCTACGCGCAGACCATCCGCTCCAGCGGCGAGGCCCTGCTGACGATCATCGACGACATCCTGGACCTGTCCAAGATCGAGGCCGGCAAGCTGACGATCGAGGAGGCGGGCCTGGACCTCCGCTCGCTGATGGAGGAGGTGGTCCGCCTGCTCGCCCCGCGCGCCCGCCGGAAGGGGCTGGAGCTGCGCTGCCGGGTCGCCCCGGATGTCCCCGGACGGCTCGTGGGCGACTCCGTCCGGATCCGCCAGGTGCTCACCAACCTGGCCGGCAACGCCGTCAAGTTCACGGAGCGGGGCTCCATCTCGCTGGAGGCGGAGGCCCTCTCCGACGCGGGCGACCTGGCCGGGGTGAGGCTCCTGGTGCGCGACACCGGCATCGGGATCCCCGAGGACCGCCACCGGGACATCTTCGACAGCTTCACGCAGGTCGAGGGCGGGGCCAGCCGCAAGTACGGCGGCACGGGCCTGGGCCTGGCCATCTGCCGGAGCCTCGTGGAGCTGATGGGCGGCGCGATCGGCCTGGAGAGCCGGCCCGGCGAGGGCAGCCTCTTCCGGTTCGACCTGCCCCTGCGCAGGGCCAGGGGCGAGTCGGAGGACGCGGGCCGCGGCCACGCCCCCCACCGGCCCTGCCAGCCGCCGGCCCCCGAGCCGTCGCGGCGCACCGCCGCCCTCCGCATCCTCCTGGCCGAGGACAACGAGGTCAACCGCCGGGTGGTCAGCGCCATGCTCGACAGGCTCGGCTGCAAGGTGCACGCCGTCGGCAACGGCCGCGAGGCGGTCGAGGCCAGCGAGAACGGCCGCTACGACGTGGCCCTGATGGACATCCAGATGCCCGAGATGGACGGCCTGGCCGCCACGGCCGCCATCCGCGGGCGCGAGCGGGTCTCCGGCCGGCACCTGCCGATCATCGCCCTCACGGCGCACGCGATGCAGGGGGACAGGGAGCATTGCCTGGAGGGCGGCATGGACGGCTACCTCTCCAAGCCGATCCGCCTCGGGCCGCTCCGCGACGCCCTCCTCGCCTGGGGCGGGCGGGACGAGGAGCCCCCGGCGGCGGCGGCCGGGGCCGACCGGGACGGCGCCCCGTACCGATCCTTCTCGGTGGAGGCGGTCGGGGAATCCTGCGGCGACGACCCGGAGCTGATCCGGGAGGTCATCGGGCTGATGCTCGAGGACGTGCCGGCGCAACTCCGGCGGCTGGAGGCGGGCATCGTCGGCGGCGCCCCGCAGGAGGTCGCCCGCGGGTCCCACCACCTGAAGGGATCCTTCATGGCCGTGGGGGCGGCGGACCTGTCGGAGGCCTGCCGGGGGCTCGAGACGCTGGCCAGGCGGGGGGAGCTCGACTCGATCCGGGAGGCCTACCGGCCGCTCCCCGAGCTGTGGAGTCGCCTCGAGGGCGAGGCGGCCCGGTACCTCGAGTCGCTCGACGCGGTCCACGCCGGCCGGGCGTGA
- a CDS encoding MarR family winged helix-turn-helix transcriptional regulator, with amino-acid sequence MSPTRKPHSRSLPVLHDDPRPWEVKVAVALVEFHGRLERHLSEELARHGTTLAQFDALMTLCLGEGLTQQDLAERLLVTKANVVGLIDRMEAAGLVERRPDPDDRRVNRIYLTVAGRRLARAAKPGEEAVLKGIFGRLSQDELRQLHGMLARLNAGCSEAE; translated from the coding sequence ATGAGCCCAACCCGGAAGCCGCACTCGCGTTCGCTGCCCGTCCTGCACGACGATCCCCGGCCCTGGGAGGTCAAGGTCGCCGTGGCGCTGGTGGAATTCCACGGGCGGCTGGAACGCCACCTCTCCGAGGAGCTGGCCCGCCACGGGACGACGCTCGCCCAGTTCGACGCGCTGATGACCCTCTGCCTCGGCGAGGGCCTCACGCAGCAGGACCTCGCCGAGCGGCTCCTGGTGACGAAGGCCAACGTGGTCGGGCTCATCGACCGCATGGAGGCGGCCGGGCTGGTCGAACGACGGCCCGACCCGGACGACCGCCGCGTCAACCGGATCTACCTGACGGTCGCCGGCCGCAGGCTCGCGCGGGCCGCGAAGCCCGGCGAGGAGGCCGTCCTGAAGGGGATCTTCGGCCGGCTCTCGCAGGACGAGCTGCGGCAATTGCACGGCATGCTCGCCCGGCTGAACGCCGGCTGCTCCGAGGCCGAATGA
- a CDS encoding MarR family winged helix-turn-helix transcriptional regulator, whose amino-acid sequence MSPSEKEGPRDASGTLANLWRLMQSILDEAAPVLEAQGLSPKAFFVLEAVGEHPFPAELARRMHLPPPTVTYLVKQLEAGGFLERRAEAGDLRKFRLALTAAGEAALGRGGAALGEAFAGRLGRLSPGEAAAFDRVVGRLAAPRDDGA is encoded by the coding sequence ATGTCGCCGAGCGAGAAGGAAGGCCCGCGGGATGCCTCGGGCACCCTGGCAAATCTCTGGCGCCTGATGCAGTCGATCCTGGACGAGGCGGCGCCGGTGCTGGAGGCCCAGGGGCTCTCGCCCAAGGCGTTCTTCGTGCTGGAGGCGGTCGGGGAGCACCCGTTCCCGGCCGAGCTCGCGCGGCGGATGCACCTGCCGCCGCCGACGGTGACGTACCTGGTCAAGCAGCTCGAGGCCGGGGGGTTCCTGGAGCGGCGGGCGGAGGCTGGCGACCTGCGGAAGTTCCGCCTGGCCCTCACCGCGGCCGGCGAGGCCGCCCTGGGCAGGGGCGGCGCGGCGCTCGGGGAGGCCTTCGCCGGGCGCCTGGGCCGCCTGTCGCCCGGCGAGGCGGCCGCGTTCGACCGCGTCGTGGGCCGCCTCGCGGCGCCCCGCGACGACGGGGCGTGA